In a single window of the Candidatus Krumholzibacteriia bacterium genome:
- the bamD gene encoding outer membrane protein assembly factor BamD produces the protein MRSFLLLLVSLLALSCAGQGPRLEGLEKANRYFEKGDFAQAIEEFKVYLELESASTDVSRAQFMLARSFYENGDYPTAAVEFEVYRRNYPRGDSLELAAYYDALCWVEQSPRFDRDSAPTFRAIRKLEDFLREFPAGRQTGTARGKMAEMLDKLARKKLSIARFYADMGRLEAADIYYELLALEFPESPLLSVAVEEWVEIKKARGLEEEAEELLRLKAEWEGRKDRAP, from the coding sequence ATGCGCAGCTTCCTGCTTCTGCTTGTCTCGCTATTGGCCCTTTCCTGCGCAGGGCAGGGCCCCCGCCTTGAAGGACTTGAGAAGGCAAACCGTTACTTTGAGAAGGGCGACTTTGCCCAGGCCATCGAGGAGTTCAAGGTCTACCTGGAATTGGAATCTGCGAGTACGGATGTCTCCCGAGCCCAGTTCATGCTGGCTCGATCCTTCTATGAGAATGGAGACTACCCGACAGCCGCAGTGGAGTTTGAGGTCTATCGGAGAAACTACCCGCGGGGAGACTCTCTGGAACTGGCCGCCTACTACGATGCTCTCTGTTGGGTGGAACAGTCGCCCCGTTTTGACCGGGATTCTGCGCCCACCTTTCGGGCGATCCGGAAGCTGGAAGATTTTCTTCGGGAGTTTCCGGCAGGTCGTCAGACTGGAACAGCTCGCGGGAAGATGGCAGAGATGCTGGACAAGCTTGCAAGGAAGAAGCTGTCCATTGCCCGCTTCTATGCTGACATGGGCCGGCTGGAAGCAGCAGATATCTACTATGAACTCCTTGCTCTGGAGTTTCCCGAATCCCCTCTTCTTTCCGTGGCTGTCGAGGAGTGGGTGGAGATCAAGAAAGCCCGTGGTCTTGAGGAGGAAGCCGAAGAGCTGCTTCGCCTGAAGGCCGAATGGGAAGGTCGCAAGGATCGCGCCCCCTGA
- the prfB gene encoding peptide chain release factor 2, with amino-acid sequence MVINCNSSPPGSLISRSVFDYPRLILELGEVEKLMMAPDFWDDPSRAQSTLRENKRLKRWLDPLGDMESRCDDLATLSEMLSEESDEESARELETEAASLEESLAAFEFLLMFQGEDDEKSAILTIHPGAGGTESADWAEILLRMYQRYFERRGWKSKVLDFQKAEEAGIKSVTVEVEGDFAYGRLRAESGVHRLVRISPFDAQKRRHTSFASVYVYPEVEDEGEMEILDADLKTDTYRASGAGGQHVNKTDSAVRITHIPTGLVAQSQDERSQHRNRENALKILLAKLLKKKREEEEEERKALEDSKMEIGFGSQIRSYVFHPYTMVKDHRTGEETGNIQAVMDGSLDTLIEAWLKHRSGMEVGGAGKEKRD; translated from the coding sequence ATCGTAATCAACTGCAACAGCTCTCCTCCCGGGTCACTCATCTCAAGGAGTGTCTTTGACTATCCCCGCCTGATCCTGGAACTTGGGGAAGTCGAAAAGCTCATGATGGCTCCGGATTTCTGGGACGACCCGTCCCGGGCGCAAAGCACTCTCCGCGAAAACAAGAGGCTGAAACGCTGGCTGGATCCTCTCGGGGATATGGAGAGCCGATGTGATGACCTTGCGACACTTTCAGAAATGCTCAGCGAGGAGAGCGATGAAGAAAGTGCCCGGGAGCTGGAAACAGAGGCCGCCTCCCTTGAGGAGAGTCTCGCAGCGTTTGAGTTTCTTCTCATGTTTCAGGGTGAGGACGATGAGAAGTCTGCCATCCTGACGATTCATCCGGGAGCCGGTGGGACAGAGAGTGCTGACTGGGCTGAGATACTTCTCCGTATGTACCAGCGCTATTTTGAGAGGCGGGGCTGGAAGTCGAAGGTTCTCGACTTCCAGAAGGCCGAGGAAGCAGGGATCAAGAGCGTCACCGTGGAAGTCGAAGGAGACTTCGCATACGGAAGGCTCCGGGCGGAAAGCGGAGTTCACCGCCTTGTCAGAATCAGTCCCTTTGACGCGCAGAAGAGGCGCCACACCTCCTTCGCTTCCGTTTATGTCTATCCTGAGGTCGAGGATGAAGGAGAGATGGAAATCCTGGATGCAGATCTCAAGACCGATACCTACCGGGCCAGTGGTGCCGGAGGTCAGCACGTTAACAAGACAGATTCAGCCGTAAGAATCACTCACATTCCCACCGGACTTGTCGCCCAGAGCCAGGACGAGAGAAGCCAGCACCGGAATCGTGAAAACGCATTGAAGATCCTGCTCGCGAAACTTCTCAAAAAGAAGCGTGAGGAGGAAGAGGAAGAAAGAAAGGCGCTGGAGGACAGCAAGATGGAAATCGGCTTCGGAAGTCAGATCCGAAGTTATGTTTTTCATCCCTATACCATGGTAAAGGATCACCGAACGGGGGAGGAAACAGGGAACATACAGGCCGTCATGGATGGCAGCCTTGACACCCTGATTGAAGCCTGGCTGAAACACCGATCGGGGATGGAAGTCGGAGGAGCCGGCAAGGAGAAACGTGATTAG
- the coaE gene encoding dephospho-CoA kinase (Dephospho-CoA kinase (CoaE) performs the final step in coenzyme A biosynthesis.) — MGKVWVLAGAMGSGKSTVARLFEDEGARILDADALAHDLLREETWIARSLADVLGEAVLDEEGQADRKKIGELVFSDPEARRRLESLLHPLVLEKLTRISREFREKEEGLLLLEVVLWLTLDPAPFPVDEVLVTVAPEEEMIKRVMQRDGLRESETRLRLKAQGHWWDWAKKSDRTLDTDCDRESLRDQVRLIYRGISSNQGKGIDDAQS; from the coding sequence ATGGGAAAGGTCTGGGTGCTGGCCGGTGCCATGGGGAGCGGAAAAAGTACGGTGGCCCGCCTTTTCGAAGATGAAGGAGCCCGGATTCTGGATGCGGATGCTCTGGCTCATGATCTCCTGAGGGAGGAAACGTGGATCGCTCGCTCGCTGGCGGATGTTCTGGGCGAAGCCGTACTGGACGAAGAGGGGCAAGCTGACCGGAAGAAGATCGGCGAACTTGTCTTTTCTGACCCCGAGGCGCGGCGTAGACTGGAGTCCCTGCTTCATCCCCTTGTGCTGGAGAAACTCACCCGCATCAGCCGGGAGTTTCGCGAGAAGGAGGAGGGACTTCTTCTTTTGGAAGTTGTCCTCTGGCTGACTCTCGACCCTGCTCCCTTTCCCGTGGACGAGGTGCTGGTCACCGTGGCTCCCGAGGAGGAGATGATCAAAAGAGTGATGCAGAGGGATGGTCTCCGTGAAAGCGAAACAAGACTTCGATTGAAGGCTCAGGGCCACTGGTGGGATTGGGCGAAGAAGTCGGACAGGACACTGGATACAGATTGTGACAGGGAATCATTGCGTGATCAGGTTCGATTGATCTATCGTGGGATCTCTTCGAATCAGGGGAAAGGAATAGACGATGCTCAATCGTAA
- a CDS encoding DNA translocase FtsK 4TM domain-containing protein codes for MKRHLWVRGLVWLLLAVMASGSLYSYHPNDWIGWGLDSGLWTAENSFGFLGAVIAKLMAALLGSRLALLVFPSLFLALAFREFLSLPLKRVLMPWGSLSLLSLLWLASMAGQDRLALSSLHWGGWLGGLLAEGLFSFLGSVGSLVLPLFLTFLAALLLIPSPWLTFLGKGKTPLLALRSFFSSLFSKRPSLAHFRSIFSFLSSRASAFRESIDERFLEEEEAPPPRQKTMPAAEQARAPRPRKKKPQTKKPATPKPAASPSPRHRDSSFEMPAVDLLKPPEIRDKQENRKEMESRARVLTEKLATFQVGGKVSSMSRGPVVSTFEFEPEAGVKVNQIVSRREDLALALRSKELRLVAPIPGKAAVGIELPNDSPGIIRLREVLDAREYEGERGNLDLALGVDVDGVPFWADLSTAPHLLVAGATGTGKSVCINTILVSLLLQHSPETLRLFLVDPKMLELSVYNDIPHLLHPVITDNKMALQALNWLVGEMERRYRMLKPAGVRSIVEYNEKVTEGLVQDRDGNTVEDILPFVVCVVEEFADLMMTLGKDVQMPIVRLAQMARAVGIHMILATQRPSVDIIDGVIKANFPSRIAFKVFSRFDSKTILDMNGAEALIGRGDMLFMHGRLPYPRRLHGAFIETDEVEAIVEHWRQYKLPEPELELSPQAGSLEDFTAQDELYEDAKKIVVLQGFGSTTMLQRRLRVGYTRASRLMDMLEDSGIVGPHTGSKAREVLVGPECLEEEVEA; via the coding sequence ATGAAACGACATCTCTGGGTTCGGGGTTTGGTCTGGCTCCTTCTTGCTGTCATGGCATCGGGAAGTCTCTACAGCTATCACCCGAATGACTGGATTGGCTGGGGTCTTGATTCCGGACTCTGGACTGCCGAGAACAGCTTCGGATTTCTCGGGGCGGTGATCGCAAAACTGATGGCCGCACTTCTGGGGAGCCGTCTTGCTCTGCTGGTCTTTCCCTCTCTCTTTCTGGCTCTCGCCTTCCGGGAGTTTCTGTCTCTTCCCCTGAAGCGGGTTTTGATGCCCTGGGGAAGTCTCTCTTTGCTTTCCCTTCTCTGGCTTGCCTCCATGGCGGGGCAGGATCGTTTGGCGCTTTCTTCCCTTCACTGGGGAGGCTGGCTGGGAGGACTTCTTGCTGAGGGTCTCTTCTCGTTTCTCGGGAGTGTCGGTTCTCTGGTTCTTCCCCTTTTCCTGACATTCCTTGCGGCTCTTCTCCTCATCCCAAGCCCTTGGCTGACTTTTCTGGGGAAGGGAAAGACCCCGCTTCTGGCACTCCGCTCTTTCTTCAGCTCTCTCTTTTCGAAGCGTCCCTCGCTCGCTCACTTCCGCAGCATCTTCTCCTTCCTCTCATCCCGGGCTTCCGCATTCCGGGAATCCATCGATGAACGCTTCCTTGAGGAGGAAGAAGCGCCGCCGCCAAGGCAGAAAACCATGCCGGCTGCGGAGCAGGCAAGGGCTCCCCGACCGCGAAAGAAGAAGCCTCAGACAAAAAAGCCCGCAACTCCCAAACCAGCAGCCTCTCCTTCTCCCAGGCACCGGGACTCCTCTTTTGAGATGCCTGCCGTGGATCTTCTCAAACCGCCGGAAATTCGGGACAAGCAGGAGAACCGCAAGGAGATGGAAAGCCGCGCGAGAGTGCTGACAGAGAAACTCGCCACATTTCAGGTGGGAGGGAAAGTCAGCAGCATGAGCCGTGGTCCTGTGGTATCCACCTTTGAGTTTGAGCCAGAGGCTGGAGTCAAGGTGAACCAGATCGTCAGTCGGCGGGAAGATCTTGCACTCGCACTGCGAAGCAAGGAGCTGCGGCTGGTTGCACCGATTCCCGGCAAGGCGGCCGTGGGGATCGAGTTGCCCAATGATTCTCCCGGCATCATTCGCCTGCGCGAGGTTCTGGATGCCCGGGAATATGAAGGCGAGCGGGGGAATCTGGATCTTGCCCTTGGCGTGGATGTGGACGGAGTACCCTTCTGGGCGGATCTCTCCACAGCTCCTCATCTGCTGGTGGCAGGAGCCACGGGAACGGGCAAGAGTGTTTGCATCAACACGATTCTGGTCAGTCTTCTTCTGCAACACAGTCCGGAAACGCTGAGGCTCTTCCTTGTGGATCCGAAGATGTTGGAACTCAGTGTGTACAACGACATCCCGCACCTCCTGCATCCTGTGATTACCGACAACAAGATGGCTCTGCAGGCCCTGAACTGGCTGGTCGGGGAAATGGAGCGACGCTATCGCATGCTCAAGCCTGCCGGTGTTCGAAGCATCGTCGAGTATAATGAAAAAGTAACGGAGGGGCTGGTTCAGGACCGGGACGGCAACACGGTGGAAGACATCCTTCCCTTTGTGGTTTGCGTGGTGGAGGAGTTCGCAGACCTGATGATGACTCTCGGCAAGGATGTCCAGATGCCGATTGTCCGGCTGGCCCAGATGGCTCGTGCCGTCGGGATCCATATGATTCTTGCCACCCAACGCCCGAGCGTGGACATTATTGATGGCGTGATCAAGGCCAATTTCCCCAGCAGAATCGCCTTCAAGGTCTTCAGCCGCTTTGATTCCAAAACCATTCTCGACATGAACGGTGCCGAGGCCCTGATCGGGCGCGGGGATATGCTCTTCATGCACGGGAGGCTTCCCTATCCGCGAAGGCTGCATGGCGCCTTCATTGAAACCGATGAAGTGGAAGCCATTGTCGAACACTGGAGGCAGTATAAGCTGCCAGAACCGGAACTGGAATTGTCCCCGCAGGCGGGAAGCCTGGAGGATTTTACAGCCCAGGACGAGCTTTACGAAGATGCAAAGAAGATCGTGGTTCTTCAGGGCTTCGGTAGTACGACCATGTTGCAGCGGCGACTGCGAGTCGGATACACGAGAGCGAGTCGCCTGATGGACATGCTCGAGGATTCGGGAATTGTCGGTCCTCACACTGGAAGCAAGGCACGCGAGGTTCTTGTGGGACCGGAGTGCCTCGAGGAGGAAGTCGAGGCTTGA
- the polA gene encoding DNA polymerase I, producing MKLLLIDGHGLAFRSYFAMIRNPLFNSRGENTSAEFGFLRTLLQLKRDEEPEAILVCFDPKGKTFRHEMEPAYKANRPKMPDDLRSSIERLRRFLNMAGFPQLSREGYEADDLLASVSRKAEQEGWEVRLFSADKDLCQLASDSIRILKPASGKKPARCLGPEEVEEDFGVLPALLLDYLSLIGDSSDNIEGVKGLGPKGALKLLKEHGGLDAVLDSAEQASSPALRTKLLEGRENALHARELIRLRDDLEVDSPGEWILEGGNPEETRGWLQDRDFHSLVPEFLGEEAPTSGEVDYSIIQSREALADLVQSLREVGCFALDTETTDLDPMKAQLVGISFSFEEGRAFYLPLDGDAGNECLSLDSAREILCELLSDDKLVKIGQNIKYDSQVLVNNGIPVSGPVEDTMLMSYCLDSSRRSHGLDALARDHLSHEMIPWSSLFEKGDREKDIRKVPLGRLAEYAAEDADFTFRLWLNLASSMKEDPDAEKLYRELELPLLPILSQMERQGIALDLPHLQALSERMEEEIQATQTRIHEQAGREFSIGSPKQLSSILFEELNLPTGRRTKTGFSTDEEVLRKLSEEHEIATEVLRWRELSKLKGTYVDTLPLQVNEQTSRVHTRFNQAVASTGRLSSSDPNLQNIPIRSELGKEIRRAFIAEEGLRLLSMDYSQVELRILAHLCGDEALMKAFREDRDIHRWTSSRILGKEESEVSREERDRAKVVNYGVLYGMGARGMAQRLGIGVEEAQSFIDEYFSAFPAILSWKEELLQRARIEKSVTTLLGRRRPLPEIQSSNGRIRSFAERAAINSPIQGSAADMIKVAMLRVQEVLASTPSDCHLLLQVHDELLFELPPEQIPELSPLLKQAMEEVYPLDLPLLVQCGEGHNWLEAH from the coding sequence ATGAAGCTGCTTTTGATCGACGGACATGGACTTGCCTTTCGCAGCTATTTCGCGATGATCAGGAATCCTCTTTTCAACAGCCGTGGCGAAAACACGAGCGCAGAGTTCGGTTTTCTTCGCACCCTTCTTCAACTGAAACGGGACGAAGAGCCGGAGGCAATCCTTGTTTGCTTCGACCCGAAGGGCAAGACCTTCCGCCATGAGATGGAGCCTGCCTACAAGGCGAATCGGCCGAAAATGCCGGATGACCTTCGCTCAAGCATCGAGCGCCTTCGCCGCTTCCTCAATATGGCGGGTTTCCCTCAGCTGAGCCGGGAAGGTTATGAGGCGGATGATCTGCTGGCCAGCGTGAGCCGAAAGGCAGAGCAAGAGGGCTGGGAGGTGCGCCTTTTCAGTGCGGACAAGGATCTTTGTCAGTTGGCCAGTGACTCCATCCGCATCCTCAAACCGGCGAGCGGCAAGAAGCCGGCGCGCTGTCTGGGTCCCGAGGAAGTGGAGGAGGATTTTGGTGTTCTCCCTGCGCTTCTTCTCGACTATCTCAGCTTGATCGGAGACAGCTCAGACAACATTGAGGGCGTGAAGGGACTCGGCCCCAAGGGCGCCCTGAAATTGCTGAAGGAGCATGGAGGTCTGGATGCGGTGCTTGATTCTGCCGAGCAGGCTTCCTCTCCCGCCCTCCGCACGAAGTTGCTGGAAGGTCGGGAAAATGCCCTGCACGCCCGCGAGCTAATCCGGCTTCGGGATGACCTTGAAGTGGACTCCCCGGGAGAGTGGATCCTGGAAGGGGGGAACCCGGAGGAGACCAGGGGCTGGCTTCAGGACCGGGACTTTCATTCCCTGGTTCCCGAGTTTCTGGGAGAGGAAGCTCCGACGAGCGGGGAAGTCGACTACTCGATCATCCAAAGCAGAGAGGCTCTCGCTGACCTTGTTCAGTCCTTGAGGGAGGTGGGCTGCTTTGCTCTCGATACCGAGACGACGGATCTTGACCCCATGAAGGCTCAACTCGTGGGGATCAGTTTTTCCTTCGAAGAGGGGAGAGCATTCTACCTTCCCCTGGACGGGGATGCGGGAAATGAGTGCCTTTCTCTGGATTCGGCTCGCGAGATTCTCTGCGAACTCCTGTCAGACGACAAGCTGGTCAAGATCGGGCAAAACATTAAGTATGACTCACAGGTGCTTGTCAACAATGGGATTCCGGTGAGTGGCCCTGTGGAAGATACCATGCTGATGAGCTACTGTCTGGACTCATCCCGCAGAAGCCATGGCCTGGATGCCCTGGCCCGGGATCACCTGTCGCATGAGATGATTCCCTGGTCTTCCCTCTTTGAGAAGGGGGATCGCGAGAAGGACATCAGGAAAGTCCCTCTGGGCCGTCTGGCCGAATATGCTGCCGAAGATGCGGACTTCACCTTCCGCCTCTGGCTCAATCTGGCTTCCAGCATGAAGGAAGACCCCGATGCGGAGAAGCTTTACCGGGAACTGGAACTTCCTCTTCTCCCCATTCTCTCGCAAATGGAGAGACAGGGTATTGCCCTGGATCTTCCTCACCTGCAGGCGCTGTCCGAGAGGATGGAAGAGGAGATCCAGGCTACCCAAACCAGAATCCATGAACAGGCCGGCCGGGAGTTCAGTATTGGCAGTCCCAAACAGCTTTCCTCGATTCTGTTCGAGGAGTTGAACCTGCCGACCGGGCGAAGAACCAAGACCGGCTTCAGTACCGATGAAGAGGTCCTTCGCAAACTCTCCGAAGAGCATGAAATTGCCACCGAAGTTCTTCGCTGGCGGGAACTCAGCAAGCTGAAGGGAACCTATGTTGACACGCTACCCCTTCAGGTGAACGAGCAGACATCCCGGGTTCACACGCGTTTCAATCAGGCCGTGGCCTCTACGGGGAGGCTGTCGAGCAGTGATCCAAATCTGCAGAACATTCCGATTCGAAGCGAGTTGGGAAAGGAAATCCGGCGAGCCTTTATTGCCGAAGAAGGGCTTCGCCTTCTCTCCATGGACTACAGTCAGGTGGAGTTGAGGATCCTTGCTCATCTCTGCGGGGATGAGGCCCTCATGAAGGCCTTCCGGGAAGACCGGGACATCCATCGCTGGACTTCTTCCCGAATTCTTGGAAAGGAGGAGTCGGAGGTTAGCCGCGAAGAGCGCGATCGCGCAAAGGTGGTAAACTACGGCGTTCTCTACGGGATGGGAGCCAGGGGCATGGCTCAGCGACTGGGCATCGGAGTGGAAGAGGCCCAGAGCTTCATTGATGAGTACTTCTCAGCCTTTCCCGCCATACTGTCCTGGAAGGAAGAGCTTCTTCAGCGAGCCCGCATCGAGAAGTCTGTCACGACACTGCTCGGAAGAAGGCGCCCGCTTCCGGAAATCCAGAGCTCCAATGGAAGGATCCGGAGCTTTGCCGAAAGGGCTGCGATCAATTCTCCGATTCAGGGAAGCGCCGCTGACATGATCAAGGTGGCCATGCTTCGGGTTCAGGAAGTACTGGCAAGTACGCCCTCGGATTGCCATCTCCTCTTGCAGGTTCACGATGAACTTCTCTTCGAGCTTCCTCCGGAGCAGATCCCGGAACTTTCTCCTCTTTTGAAGCAAGCCATGGAAGAGGTCTATCCTCTGGATCTTCCCCTCCTTGTTCAGTGCGGGGAAGGCCATAACTGGCTGGAGGCTCACTGA
- the nadD gene encoding nicotinate (nicotinamide) nucleotide adenylyltransferase, whose translation MTEAKSKRVGLLGGSFDPPHEGHLWMAKRAADQLALEEVWLLLACQPPHKSPDKLHPYEHRLAMTRILAREDDRLRVCEIEKELPAPAYTVDTLTALLRDHPCHRFVFLMGEDSSQALRTWKEPERIFQMVEVAVLAREGFEADPAWPCCVIRGESHPAQSRLIRRDLSRGLLPQDLTNSLLEYVRQEGLYSGGEES comes from the coding sequence ATGACAGAGGCCAAGTCGAAGAGGGTCGGACTTCTCGGAGGCAGCTTTGATCCTCCCCATGAGGGCCACCTCTGGATGGCAAAAAGGGCGGCCGATCAACTTGCCCTGGAAGAGGTCTGGCTTCTTCTCGCCTGCCAACCTCCTCACAAGTCCCCTGACAAGCTACATCCCTATGAGCATCGACTTGCCATGACTAGAATTCTTGCCCGGGAGGATGACAGGCTCCGGGTCTGTGAGATCGAAAAAGAGCTTCCGGCTCCGGCCTATACGGTGGATACCCTTACGGCTCTCCTTCGGGATCATCCCTGCCATCGCTTTGTATTTCTCATGGGGGAGGACTCCTCGCAGGCTCTTCGCACCTGGAAAGAACCGGAGAGGATCTTCCAGATGGTGGAGGTGGCGGTTCTGGCAAGGGAGGGTTTCGAGGCTGATCCTGCCTGGCCCTGCTGTGTGATTCGGGGAGAATCTCACCCGGCACAGAGTCGCCTGATTCGGCGCGATCTGTCCCGGGGACTCCTTCCGCAAGATCTGACGAACTCCTTGCTGGAGTATGTCCGGCAAGAGGGTCTCTATTCCGGAGGGGAAGAATCATGA
- a CDS encoding tetratricopeptide repeat protein, whose amino-acid sequence MNAGRRSWVLAVLLLLACSGEELSGHLEKGDAYFKDGQWEEARLEAIYVLQRAPKNHRALWLVSRSLLALNRDGEAESYFRTLFEEDPSYRPSASASLDSLARFDYLEGRKGRAARRWLTALDFQPGLDPGPYGFFLAEKYFKRGDHARSAGLYRRAFEAYPDSAEVLDQLYPFALSLERLERLEEARPALERFLQKVRRHPRRHEAIFLYQDLMIRLARRDMDLMDFSSAIRSLDRVLRYSSNPTKREEALLEMGICYEKLGKYGKAVKKYRRIVEENNSGSGRFFEASLERLERLEKADLIDED is encoded by the coding sequence ATGAACGCAGGGCGGAGATCGTGGGTTCTGGCAGTCCTGCTGCTTCTTGCCTGCTCGGGGGAGGAACTGTCCGGCCATCTTGAAAAGGGTGATGCCTATTTCAAGGATGGACAGTGGGAGGAAGCCCGTCTTGAGGCGATCTATGTCCTTCAGCGTGCCCCGAAGAATCACCGGGCCCTCTGGCTTGTTTCCCGAAGCCTTCTGGCCCTGAACCGGGACGGAGAGGCGGAGAGCTACTTCCGGACTCTCTTTGAAGAGGATCCCAGTTATCGCCCCTCTGCTTCGGCCTCTCTCGACAGTCTGGCCCGCTTCGACTATCTTGAAGGGAGAAAGGGGCGTGCTGCCCGACGCTGGCTGACAGCGCTGGATTTTCAGCCGGGGCTGGATCCCGGGCCCTATGGCTTCTTTCTGGCGGAAAAGTATTTCAAGCGGGGAGATCATGCGCGAAGCGCGGGTCTTTACCGCCGGGCCTTTGAGGCCTACCCGGATTCTGCGGAAGTGCTGGACCAGTTGTATCCTTTTGCTCTCAGTCTGGAGAGACTGGAGAGGCTCGAGGAGGCCAGACCTGCCCTGGAACGCTTTCTCCAGAAAGTGCGGCGGCATCCGAGAAGACATGAGGCGATCTTTCTCTACCAGGATCTGATGATTCGCCTTGCTCGGCGGGACATGGACCTGATGGACTTTTCATCGGCAATTCGGAGTCTGGACCGTGTTCTCCGCTATTCTTCCAATCCCACAAAAAGGGAGGAAGCTCTTCTGGAGATGGGAATCTGCTACGAGAAGCTCGGAAAGTACGGCAAAGCGGTGAAGAAGTACCGGAGGATTGTTGAGGAGAACAACTCCGGGTCGGGGCGATTCTTTGAAGCCTCATTAGAGAGGCTGGAACGACTTGAAAAGGCGGATCTGATCGATGAGGATTGA
- the rimO gene encoding 30S ribosomal protein S12 methylthiotransferase RimO produces MNERLVYLESLGCSKNLVDSEATLGFLLKAGYRLQADPDAADLILLNTCGFVEDAKRQSIERILELAEFRKSGTKLVVFGCLSQRYAESLKEEMPEIDLLAGVGQQKDLAAAIDLLFENGHSLSISPAKPRISFEGFRDRPLLTPSHMAWVKVGEGCSHACSFCAIPAIRGKFESRKLEDIVEESEILVSRGVGEINLISQDTAYFGREAGAPNALRDLLQKLSAISHLRWIRLFYFHPALVTAEDLLRIFDIPRVLPYLDLPIQHASDSMLQIMRRGHDRSRLSSMIRKLRRERPDLTLRTSVLLGHPGETEEDFGELLEFLEEHPFDKLGIFEFSAEEGTHATDLPGRVEEALAAERADRLRMFQMPISEDLSRKQIGKTMTGVVEATASAGEGLPPERRLHLLESSPFPASKAVIRTERDAYEVDAVLFSDEERELALGQWVKVEVEDADVYDLKGRVIGPASP; encoded by the coding sequence TTGAACGAGCGCCTTGTCTATCTGGAGTCTCTCGGCTGCAGCAAGAATCTGGTCGACAGTGAGGCAACTCTCGGCTTTCTGCTGAAGGCTGGCTACCGCCTGCAGGCCGATCCCGACGCTGCCGATCTCATTCTCCTGAACACCTGTGGTTTTGTGGAAGATGCCAAGCGCCAGTCCATTGAACGGATTCTGGAGCTTGCGGAGTTCCGGAAGTCTGGCACGAAACTGGTGGTCTTCGGCTGCCTTTCCCAGCGCTATGCGGAGAGTCTGAAGGAAGAAATGCCGGAGATTGACCTGCTGGCCGGAGTCGGTCAGCAGAAAGATTTGGCAGCTGCCATCGATCTTCTTTTCGAGAACGGGCATTCCCTGTCCATTTCTCCTGCGAAACCCCGGATCAGTTTTGAAGGGTTTCGGGATCGTCCTCTTCTTACCCCTTCCCACATGGCCTGGGTCAAGGTAGGGGAAGGATGCAGTCACGCGTGCAGCTTCTGTGCGATCCCTGCCATCCGGGGCAAGTTTGAGAGCCGCAAGCTTGAGGACATTGTTGAGGAGTCGGAGATTCTGGTCAGCCGGGGAGTGGGGGAAATCAACCTCATCAGCCAGGACACGGCCTATTTCGGGCGTGAAGCCGGCGCTCCCAATGCCCTGAGGGATCTACTGCAGAAGCTCTCCGCGATTTCTCATTTGCGTTGGATTCGTCTCTTCTACTTTCATCCTGCCCTGGTCACTGCGGAGGATCTCCTGCGCATTTTCGATATCCCCCGGGTGCTTCCCTATCTGGATCTTCCCATCCAGCACGCCTCCGACTCCATGCTCCAGATCATGCGCCGTGGACATGACCGATCCCGATTGTCATCCATGATCCGGAAGCTTCGCAGGGAACGACCGGATCTTACCCTGAGAACTTCGGTACTTCTCGGACATCCCGGAGAGACGGAGGAGGACTTCGGCGAACTTCTGGAGTTTCTCGAAGAGCATCCCTTTGACAAGTTGGGCATCTTTGAATTCAGTGCGGAGGAAGGTACTCATGCGACCGACCTTCCCGGGCGGGTGGAAGAGGCTCTGGCGGCAGAAAGAGCCGATCGCCTGCGGATGTTCCAGATGCCCATCAGCGAAGACTTGTCCCGAAAACAGATTGGCAAAACCATGACAGGAGTCGTGGAGGCGACGGCCTCGGCGGGTGAGGGCCTTCCCCCGGAGCGACGCCTTCATCTTCTGGAGAGTTCTCCCTTTCCGGCATCAAAGGCCGTGATTCGCACCGAGAGGGATGCCTATGAGGTTGATGCGGTACTCTTTTCCGACGAGGAACGGGAACTTGCCCTGGGTCAGTGGGTGAAAGTGGAGGTGGAGGATGCCGATGTCTATGATCTGAAGGGACGGGTCATCGGCCCTGCTTCTCCTTGA